A stretch of Babesia bigemina genome assembly Bbig001, chromosome : III DNA encodes these proteins:
- a CDS encoding TBC1 DOMAIN FAMILY MEMBER GTPASE-ACTIVATING PROTEIN, putative, translated as MINSKLWEEERKSSLFNRSGVHSEDDLLSLRRKVEALVGRNECAGEDDILSSIMNYVCKLMSACNWWSSSPSSDEPLWPGEPRFEVSEENERIFRLDAERTFISEENRAVLCRNLTLVFRHVGDYHQGEGFVIAFLSLFLPAAEVVRLVVHLHENQLRGYFSCTPEAYVRDSRVLMRLLKGRNEELCKHLEGLLVPETFCSKWFIGMNVHVLPFEYVVKYIDKVLSEGERYIFSFGLAFLLFHAETILGCNDVSKVLQLLRLDDAILPPENEREAIYSGIMKLADETAVDIEQLSSLRAEVEKELQEQKEARERRMKELEGSDDEIVFSDEE; from the coding sequence ATGATAAATTCAAAATTGTGGGAGGAAGAACGCAAGTCTTCGCTGTTTAACCGCAGCGGCGTGCACTCTGAGGATGACTTGCTGTCGCTGCGCCGGAAGGTCGAGGCTCTCGTCGGCCGCAACGAATGCGCCGGCGAAGACGACATTCTGAGCTCCATCATGAATTATGTCTGCAAGTTGATGAGCGCCTGCAATTGGTGGAGCTCCTCGCCCAGCTCCGACGAACCGCTGTGGCCGGGAGAGCCTCGCTTCGAGGTGTCTGAGGAAAATGAGCGGATATTCCGCTTGGACGCGGAGCGCACGTTCATCAGTGAGGAGAACCGTGCGGTGTTGTGCCGCAACTTGACGCTGGTATTCAGGCACGTCGGCGACTACCACCAGGGCGAGGGCTTCGTGATTGCCTTCTTGTCCCTCTTCCTGCCCGCCGCCGAAGTGGTTCGTTTGGTCGTCCACCTCCATGAGAACCAGCTTCGCGGGTACTTTTCCTGCACCCCAGAGGCATACGTGCGTGACTCCCGGGTGCTCATGAGGCTGCTGAAGGGGCGAAACGAGGAGCTGTGTAAACATCTGGAGGGTCTCCTAGTGCCCGAGACATTCTGCTCCAAGTGGTTCATCGGTATGAATGTGCACGTTCTGCCGTTCGAGTATGTTGTGAAGTACATTGATAAGGTGCTTTCGGAGGGTGAGCGCTACATCTTCAGCTTCGGGCTCGCTTTCCTGCTGTTCCATGCCGAGACCATTTTGGGCTGCAACGACGTGTCTAAGGTCCTGCAACTGCTCCGTCTCGACGATGCCATTCTTCCGCCCGAAAATGAGCGCGAAGCGATATACAGTGGCATAATGAAGCTGGCGGACGAAACTGCTGTagacatcgagcagctgtcGTCACTCCGCGCTGAGGTGGAGAAGGAATTGCAAGAGCAAAAGGAGGCCCGCGAACGGCGTATGAAGGAGCTAGAGGGCAGTGATGACGAAATCGTCTTCTCCGACGAGGAGTGA
- a CDS encoding 60S ribosomal protein L32, putative — MAIRNFRGLIHKRTKKFRRFQSDRFKRVKESWRKPKGIDCRVRRRFKGTVLTPKIGYGTDKRTRHKLPSGYYKVVVNNPAEVDVLLMHNKTHIAEIAHSVSAKKRRSIIDRAKKLGVKVTNAGARLRVEERE; from the exons ATGGCTATCAGGAATTTCAGAGGATTGATCCACAAGCGGACCAAGAAGTTCCGCCGCTTCCAGTCGGACCGCTTCAAGCGCGTCAAG GAGAGCTGGAGGAAGCCCAAGGGTATTGACTGCAGGGTCAGGCGTCGCTTCAAGGGTACCGTGCTTACCCCCAAAATCGGATATGGCACTGACAAGAGGACCCGCCACAAGCTGCCCAGCGGCTACTACAAGGTTGTTGTCAACAACCCTGCGGAGGTCGATGTGCTGTTGATGCACAACAAGACTCACATTGCCGAGATCGCCCACAGCGTCTCCGCTAAGAAGCGCAGAAGCATCATCGACCGCGCCAAGAAGCTCGGCGTCAAGGTCACCAACGCCGGCGCCAGGCTCAGGGTAGAAGAGAGGGAATAA
- a CDS encoding Tubulin, putative: MREVISIHVGQAGIQVGNACWELFCLEHGIQPDGHMPADKQIQGDDAFSTFFSETGAGKHVPRCLFVDLEPTVVDEVRTGTYRHLFHPEQLITGKEDAANNFARGHYTVGKDIVDSCLDRIRKLADNCTGLQGFLMFNAVGGGTGSGLGCLMLERLSVDYGKKSKLNFCCWPSPRVSTAVVEPYNSVLSTHSLLEHTDVAVMLDNEAIYDICKRNLDIGRPTYTNLNRLIAQVISSLTASLRFDGALNVDVTEFQTNLVPYPRIHFMLSSYAPVISAEKAYHEQLSVAEITNSAFEPANMMAKCDPRHGKYMASCILYRGDVVPKDVNAAVAAIKTKRTIQFVDWCPTGFKVGINYQPPTVVPGGDLAKVMRAVCMISNSTAIAEVFSRMDHKFDLMYAKRAFVHWYVGEGMEEGEFSEAREDLAALEKDYEEVGLDTTYNEDGENY, from the exons ATGAGAGAGGTTATCAGTATTCATGTTGGACAGGCGGGAATTCAGGTCGGCAATGCCTGCTG GGAGCTCTTCTGCCTGGAGCACGGGATCCAGCCGGATGGGCACATGCCAGCAGATAAGCAGATCCAAGGTGACGATGCGTTCTCCACGTTCTTCAGCGAGACTGGAGCTGGCAAGCACGTGCCCAGGTGTCTGTTTGTAGATCTAGAGCCTACTGTGGTTGACGAGGTGCGTACCGGGACCTACCGCCACCTGTTCCACCCTGAGCAACTCATCACCGGGAAGGAAGATGCCGCCAACAACTTCGCTCGTGGCCACTACACCGTCGGCAAGGACATTGTGGATTCCTGCCTCGACCGTATCCGCAAATTGGCGGACAACTGCACagggctgcaggggttcCTCATGTTCAACGCTGTCGGTGGAGGCACTGGATCTGGGTTAGGGTGCCTGATGCTGGAGCGGCTTTCGGTCGACTACGGCAAAAAGAGCAAGCTCAACTTCTGCTGCTGGCCATCTCCACGTGTGTCTACGGCAGTTGTGGAGCCCTACAATTCCGTCCTCTCCACGCACTCCCTGCTTGAGCACACCGATGTTGCTGTCATGCTCGACAACGAGGCCATCTACGACATCTGCAAGAGGAACCTCGACATCGGAAGGCCCACCTACACCAACCTCAACCGCTTGATTGCGCAGGTTATTTCATCGCTAACGGCGTCATTGCGATTCGACGGAGCGCTCAACGTCGATGTCACCGAGTTCCAGACCAACCTCGTGCCGTACCCCAGGATCCACTTCATGCTCTCGTCATACGCGCCCGTCATCAGCGCCGAAAAGGCGTACCACGAGCAGCTTTCCGTCGCTGAAATCACCAACTCCGCGTTTGAGCCTGCTAACATGATGGCCAAGTGCGACCCTCGCCACGGCAAGTACATGGCCTCGTGCATCCTCTACAGGGGAGACGTTGTGCCCAAGGACGTCAACGCTGCCGTTGCCGCTATCAAGACCAAGAGGACGATCCAGTTCGTTGACTGGTGCCCCACCGGTTTCAAGGTCGGAATCAACTACCAGCCGCCCACGGTGGTACCAGGCGGCGATCTCGCCAAAGTCATGCGCGCCGTATGCATGATATCGAACTCCACCGCTATCGCTGAGGTGTTCAGCCGCATGGACCACAAGTTCGACCTCATGTACGCCAAGCGCGCTTTCGTGCATTGGTATGTCGGCGAAGGTATGGAGGAGGGCGAGTTCAGCGAGGCACGTGAGGACCTCGCGGCGCTCGAGAAGGATTACGAGGAGGTTGGCCTCGACACCACTTACAACGAAGATGGCGAGAACTACTAA